A section of the Leptotrichia buccalis C-1013-b genome encodes:
- a CDS encoding ATPase, which yields MKLQEITEKFKNEINQDKISASYLFYGDKRVDLLSYALMFSKMVMTKDVQNDAEREKIERLIDNLQHPDIEIINKNNENIKIDEVREIIYSSIESSFNSPKKIFILCGIENLRKESSNALLKILEEPPQNVYFILLSRTLNIISTIKSRTIKFHLSGMNNDELGVSKEVYYFFDGNENDILEFKRQNLSLEDIQFKINTVEDILQIIFEMKNYMTGEFIIKNNLDLTIKYNKSIELLARRIRFWDIENVYFFINEIENELKKEKEFLISFLSKIIINVKHSVEADELKKLINLKNSIRSNVNVKSVIFNFFDILQSS from the coding sequence ATGAAATTACAGGAAATAACAGAAAAATTTAAGAACGAAATAAATCAAGATAAAATAAGTGCAAGTTACCTCTTTTACGGTGATAAGAGAGTTGACTTGCTTTCTTATGCACTAATGTTTTCAAAAATGGTTATGACAAAGGATGTGCAGAATGACGCTGAAAGAGAGAAAATAGAACGGCTTATTGACAATCTCCAGCATCCTGATATTGAAATAATAAATAAAAATAATGAAAACATAAAAATTGACGAAGTGCGGGAAATCATTTATTCATCAATAGAATCTTCATTTAACTCGCCAAAAAAGATATTTATTCTATGCGGAATCGAAAACTTGCGAAAAGAATCTTCAAACGCACTTTTAAAAATTTTGGAAGAACCCCCGCAAAATGTATACTTTATCCTTTTATCAAGAACATTAAATATCATTTCTACAATAAAATCCCGTACAATTAAATTTCATCTATCTGGAATGAATAACGATGAACTGGGAGTTAGCAAAGAAGTTTATTATTTTTTTGACGGAAATGAAAACGACATTTTAGAATTTAAACGACAAAATCTCTCACTTGAGGATATTCAATTTAAAATTAATACAGTGGAAGATATTTTGCAAATTATTTTTGAAATGAAAAATTATATGACTGGGGAATTTATTATAAAAAATAATCTAGATTTAACAATAAAATATAATAAAAGTATTGAACTGTTAGCACGACGAATACGTTTTTGGGATATTGAAAATGTGTATTTTTTTATAAATGAAATTGAAAATGAACTAAAAAAGGAAAAGGAATTTCTGATAAGTTTTCTTTCAAAAATCATTATAAACGTGAAACATTCTGTGGAAGCAGATGAATTGAAAAAACTGATAAATTTGAAAAATAGTATTAGAAGTAATGTAAATGTGAAAAGTGTGATTTTTAACTTTTTTGACATTTTACAAAGTTCTTAA
- a CDS encoding rod shape-determining protein: protein MGAFDFVKIFRVNKSISIDLGTANILIYDKQRKKIVLNEPSVVARDRKTGKLIAVGREAREMLGKTPDSIQAIKPLQDGVIADIDSTKEMITYFIHKIYGNSLFKPEVMICVPIEVTSVERKALFDAVKGAKKTYIIEEGRAAIIGSGVDISQPEGSMVIDIGGGSTDIAILSLDEIIASKSIRIAGNKFDEDIVKYVKRKYNLLIGDRTAEKIKKELASAIKYQTPDIMEIKGRDLESGIPNTVEVNANEIYEAIEDSLFQIVNSTKEVLEKCPPELAADILDNGIVMTGGGSLIKNFIDMMEQEVGIKVFLSPNPLDSVVLGGGAAFDNKKLLRTLQMKEN from the coding sequence ATGGGAGCATTTGATTTTGTAAAAATATTTAGAGTAAATAAAAGCATCTCAATAGACTTGGGAACTGCAAACATATTAATTTATGATAAACAAAGAAAAAAAATAGTGTTAAATGAGCCATCTGTGGTTGCAAGAGATAGAAAAACTGGAAAATTAATCGCAGTTGGAAGAGAAGCTAGAGAAATGTTAGGAAAAACTCCTGACAGCATTCAAGCCATCAAACCTTTGCAAGATGGAGTTATTGCAGATATTGACTCAACAAAAGAAATGATTACATATTTTATTCATAAAATTTATGGAAATTCACTTTTCAAGCCTGAAGTTATGATTTGTGTACCAATCGAAGTAACGAGCGTGGAAAGAAAAGCCTTGTTTGATGCGGTAAAAGGTGCTAAAAAGACATATATCATCGAAGAAGGAAGAGCGGCTATTATCGGTTCTGGAGTGGATATTTCACAACCTGAAGGAAGTATGGTAATTGACATAGGTGGAGGATCTACAGATATTGCTATCTTATCACTTGATGAAATTATTGCAAGTAAATCAATTAGAATTGCTGGAAACAAATTTGACGAAGACATTGTAAAATACGTTAAGAGAAAATACAATTTATTAATTGGTGACAGAACTGCTGAAAAAATTAAAAAAGAATTAGCTTCAGCTATAAAATATCAAACGCCTGATATTATGGAAATTAAAGGAAGAGATTTGGAATCTGGAATTCCTAATACTGTGGAAGTTAATGCAAATGAAATTTATGAAGCAATTGAAGATTCTTTATTCCAAATTGTAAACTCTACAAAAGAAGTTCTTGAAAAATGTCCACCTGAATTGGCTGCAGATATCTTGGATAACGGAATTGTAATGACTGGTGGAGGTTCATTAATTAAAAACTTTATTGATATGATGGAACAAGAAGTTGGAATCAAAGTGTTCTTATCTCCAAATCCATTGGATTCAGTAGTTTTAGGTGGAGGAGCCGCATTTGACAACAAGAAATTATTAAGAACTCTTCAAATGAAAGAAAATTAA
- a CDS encoding alpha/beta fold hydrolase — MEKQYFESFDNKKIPYLFFESKKQKYKNNVVIFHGMTEPIDRYTEFGSFLASNGYNVFVMEIRGHGELKEGEIGDFGKGGMKSVFKDIDSFFKKVLSKVGATPSNTTILGHSMGSLIGAEWGIKNKYKYFILSGFPLKSQLTAIGGNFATFLEKVIFRKVSAFNKISEKWNANFEPNKTKFDWLTRDETENKKYEDNELCGYSVTPKFYSEIFSTIGFINRNYKKLDEHARILAIYGTDDKVIDIPYITQIFNILRKKKRRINILENKNGRHESLNETNKYEIYDEILKWLNAKDF; from the coding sequence ATGGAAAAACAATATTTTGAGAGTTTTGATAATAAAAAAATCCCTTATTTATTTTTTGAGTCAAAAAAGCAGAAATATAAAAATAATGTTGTAATATTTCACGGAATGACTGAACCTATTGATAGATATACTGAATTTGGGTCATTTTTGGCTTCTAATGGGTATAATGTGTTTGTTATGGAAATTCGAGGACATGGCGAATTGAAAGAAGGTGAAATTGGAGATTTTGGAAAAGGAGGAATGAAATCTGTCTTTAAAGATATTGATTCCTTTTTTAAAAAAGTTTTGAGCAAAGTCGGAGCAACTCCAAGCAATACTACAATTTTGGGGCATAGTATGGGTTCTTTGATTGGAGCAGAATGGGGAATCAAAAATAAATATAAATATTTTATTTTATCAGGTTTTCCATTGAAAAGCCAGTTAACAGCTATAGGTGGAAATTTTGCCACTTTTTTGGAAAAAGTGATTTTCAGAAAAGTTTCTGCGTTTAATAAAATTTCAGAAAAATGGAACGCAAATTTTGAGCCAAATAAAACAAAATTCGACTGGCTTACAAGAGATGAAACTGAAAATAAAAAATATGAAGATAATGAGCTTTGTGGCTATTCTGTCACACCAAAGTTTTATTCTGAAATTTTTTCCACAATAGGATTTATCAATAGAAACTATAAAAAATTAGATGAACATGCGAGAATATTAGCCATTTATGGAACGGATGACAAAGTAATCGACATTCCATATATTACTCAAATTTTTAATATATTAAGAAAGAAAAAAAGAAGAATAAACATTCTTGAAAACAAAAATGGACGGCATGAATCTCTTAATGAAACAAATAAATATGAAATTTATGATGAAATTTTAAAATGGCTAAATGCAAAAGATTTTTAA
- the truA gene encoding tRNA pseudouridine(38-40) synthase TruA yields MKKRNVKIVYQYDGSKFCGFQRQMGIKTVQGEIEKVISKTFFQNINMISSGRTDKGVHAIEQVSNFMIDQNIPLNAIKRQLNKRLKGEIKILDIEEMDEKFNSRFDAQNRTYLYIMKVEDEITPFETNYITGIKEMIDIDKFQKIMLEFIGKHDFSSFMKKDKAYRNPVREIFFINCYYDKNGKEKQINIEICGNGFLKTMVRIMIGSALAVYFGKEEKNYIKKKLENPDADGKKILAGSEGLYLYKVSYE; encoded by the coding sequence ATGAAAAAAAGAAATGTAAAAATAGTTTATCAATATGATGGAAGTAAATTTTGCGGTTTTCAACGACAAATGGGAATAAAAACAGTACAAGGGGAAATCGAAAAGGTTATATCCAAAACGTTTTTTCAAAATATAAATATGATTTCATCAGGAAGAACTGACAAGGGAGTTCATGCCATAGAGCAGGTTTCTAATTTCATGATTGACCAGAATATTCCATTGAATGCGATTAAAAGACAGCTTAACAAACGTTTGAAGGGTGAAATAAAAATTTTAGATATTGAAGAAATGGATGAGAAATTTAATTCTCGATTTGATGCTCAAAATAGGACTTATTTGTATATTATGAAAGTCGAAGATGAAATCACACCATTTGAAACAAATTATATAACTGGGATAAAAGAAATGATTGATATAGATAAATTTCAGAAAATAATGTTAGAATTTATTGGAAAACATGATTTTAGCAGTTTTATGAAAAAAGATAAGGCTTATAGAAATCCAGTGAGAGAAATTTTTTTTATAAATTGTTATTATGATAAAAATGGGAAGGAAAAACAGATAAATATTGAAATTTGTGGAAATGGTTTTTTGAAAACGATGGTACGGATAATGATTGGGTCGGCTTTGGCGGTATATTTTGGAAAAGAAGAAAAAAATTATATTAAAAAAAAGCTGGAAAATCCAGATGCAGATGGGAAAAAAATTTTAGCAGGTTCAGAAGGGCTTTATTTATATAAAGTAAGTTATGAATAA
- a CDS encoding GNAT family N-acetyltransferase produces the protein MEKNYKIKVLEAKKDSDLLFKIVEHENEVFGEATVGNWNIKPFTKYGKVFAMVTNDENEELMSVIEVLSSFDRELAYVYGVSTVPKFERNGYARILLKYVLKFLKELGIKKVELTLDKDNFTAKRIYEELGFKIVGNLDNEYGDNVERYLMRYFEK, from the coding sequence ATGGAAAAAAATTATAAAATAAAGGTTTTAGAAGCAAAAAAAGATTCAGATTTATTATTTAAAATTGTAGAACATGAAAATGAAGTTTTTGGTGAAGCAACAGTTGGTAACTGGAATATCAAGCCATTCACTAAATATGGAAAAGTTTTTGCAATGGTAACTAATGATGAAAATGAAGAACTAATGTCTGTTATTGAAGTATTAAGCAGTTTTGATAGAGAACTTGCTTATGTTTATGGCGTTTCTACTGTACCAAAATTTGAAAGAAATGGATACGCACGAATATTGTTGAAATATGTATTGAAATTTTTAAAAGAACTTGGAATAAAAAAAGTTGAATTGACTCTTGATAAGGATAATTTTACAGCAAAAAGAATTTATGAAGAATTAGGATTTAAAATTGTCGGAAATTTAGATAATGAATATGGAGACAATGTTGAGCGATATTTAATGAGATATTTTGAAAAGTAA
- a CDS encoding heavy-metal-associated domain-containing protein has product MLKKLIEIEGMNCNNCIKKVEDALYGLPEVENVEVNLADKNAKVTLNEEVDDLLIADVVNAAGHYKVKDVTEIS; this is encoded by the coding sequence ATGTTAAAAAAACTTATAGAAATAGAAGGTATGAATTGTAATAATTGTATAAAAAAAGTAGAAGATGCTTTGTATGGACTACCAGAAGTGGAAAATGTTGAAGTTAATCTTGCTGATAAAAATGCAAAAGTTACCTTGAATGAAGAGGTTGATGACTTATTAATTGCAGATGTAGTAAATGCAGCTGGGCATTATAAAGTAAAGGATGTTACAGAAATTTCATAA
- a CDS encoding S8 family serine peptidase: MKKVLLLVSLVTALSSCGGGGGGGGSSQTGSTTPVPNNPNQPGNSNAQNPTQPGNNQPGNSSAQNPSQPGNNQPGNSNAQNPSQPGSNNPSQNQITGKGVSVAVLDSDFISPDVHTNQLYHKESYLEEILDREFKDRFIQETKSSDPNRNNLSKNNHGIIVATILGGNSGTGATGAKIHGVSVSQGSGFYLDVNKYQELQNKGVRIYSHSFGSQKSFRENPNYREEFRIYLRTLTESILTTENDRRVDVLTNFYKNAVNEGSLFIWAAGNRRFDGTNMNGVSVQAGLPYYIPSLYKGWIAVMGVRPDGREYSPYFARADWTSLQEGVNSAKWWTVAASGDCEIDGCTEYGSSFATPKVSAAAAKIKEKFPWMTGHEIQQTILTTATDLGDPGVDNKFGWGLLNERKVLKGPAEFSNELLVGESAARNGAKGQFNANIGDNITSKFENDITGLGGLRKSGNGTLILAGKNTYQGSTDIESGTLEIQKENGSPITIKSGGTLITTPTTIIGLKNSHYDNFSPVNVKNEGGTLENRGSGAVITGNYTATAGSITKAEIGSKLIVNGSVNLNGGNTTLQTLSNGRYITAKSLSSTIIEAKNGINGNFNKMKTPELIKGSVEKTDNQINVKLSRKNILEYAKETKADEMQQNTAQNIESAFQKLDEEIENGKAGNLSSFEKKAATLQALDLTNRAAILDSLSGQIYASAQALTFQHSQTVNKDLSNRLVMLGTLDNVGDNFGLWVSSFGANGKLEQNGYGKGDTKVFGGQVGIDKQFGDNLILGTALSYSKADVKFNRYGGKSDASNFGISLYGRLGNKDIPWYLQGRFGVGFVDSDVERDIILSSNDYSRAKINHNDKVYSGYVETGYDIKNSNGDFVVTPFAGITHDTVARGSFSEDKSQFGLKADKKNYSQTSALAGVRVGKAVQWNGGSKTTFQGYVTHQRAFNDEDLSFKAEYSGLPGSSFKVKGIGLSKSKTKAGVGALTEVNSSFGWYVNYDGEISSGKGKGNNNVVTTGLRFNF, encoded by the coding sequence ATGAAAAAAGTACTATTATTAGTCAGTCTTGTTACGGCATTATCAAGTTGCGGAGGAGGTGGCGGAGGTGGAGGTTCTTCACAGACAGGCTCAACCACACCTGTACCAAATAATCCAAATCAGCCTGGAAATTCTAATGCACAAAATCCAACTCAACCAGGAAATAATCAACCAGGGAACTCTAGTGCACAGAATCCATCTCAGCCAGGAAATAATCAACCAGGGAATTCTAATGCACAAAATCCATCTCAGCCTGGATCAAATAATCCGTCACAAAACCAAATTACAGGAAAAGGTGTTAGTGTTGCGGTTTTGGATAGTGATTTTATCTCACCAGATGTACATACTAATCAGTTGTATCATAAGGAGAGCTATCTTGAAGAAATATTGGATAGAGAATTTAAAGATAGATTTATTCAGGAAACAAAATCTTCAGATCCTAATCGAAACAATTTGAGTAAAAATAATCATGGAATAATTGTAGCTACTATCTTGGGAGGAAATAGCGGTACTGGTGCTACTGGAGCTAAAATTCATGGTGTAAGTGTAAGCCAAGGAAGCGGATTTTATTTAGATGTAAATAAGTATCAGGAACTTCAAAATAAAGGAGTTAGAATATACAGCCATTCATTTGGTTCACAAAAAAGTTTTAGAGAAAATCCTAATTATAGGGAAGAATTTAGAATATATTTAAGAACTCTTACTGAAAGTATTTTAACAACAGAAAATGATCGTAGAGTTGATGTTTTAACAAATTTTTATAAAAATGCCGTAAATGAAGGTTCATTATTCATATGGGCAGCGGGTAATAGAAGATTTGACGGTACAAACATGAATGGAGTAAGTGTTCAGGCAGGATTACCCTATTATATTCCTTCTCTTTACAAAGGATGGATTGCTGTAATGGGCGTAAGACCTGATGGAAGAGAATACAGCCCTTACTTTGCAAGAGCGGATTGGACTTCTTTACAAGAAGGAGTAAATTCGGCGAAATGGTGGACTGTTGCGGCAAGCGGTGATTGTGAGATAGATGGGTGTACAGAATATGGATCATCTTTTGCAACACCAAAAGTTTCTGCAGCGGCAGCCAAAATAAAAGAAAAATTTCCTTGGATGACAGGGCATGAAATACAGCAAACAATACTGACAACAGCAACAGACTTAGGAGATCCAGGAGTAGATAACAAATTCGGATGGGGACTTTTAAACGAAAGGAAAGTATTAAAAGGACCTGCTGAATTTAGCAATGAATTACTTGTTGGAGAATCTGCTGCAAGGAATGGTGCAAAAGGACAATTTAATGCTAATATTGGAGATAATATAACTTCGAAATTTGAAAATGATATTACAGGTTTAGGTGGATTGAGAAAATCTGGTAATGGAACATTGATTTTAGCTGGAAAAAACACTTATCAAGGTTCAACTGATATTGAAAGCGGAACTTTAGAAATTCAAAAGGAAAATGGTTCTCCAATAACTATAAAATCAGGCGGGACTTTAATAACTACACCGACAACTATAATAGGATTAAAAAATTCTCACTATGATAATTTTTCACCAGTAAATGTTAAAAATGAAGGTGGAACTCTAGAAAATAGAGGCTCAGGAGCTGTTATAACAGGAAATTATACTGCAACTGCAGGTTCTATAACAAAAGCGGAAATTGGTTCAAAACTTATAGTCAATGGAAGCGTAAATTTAAATGGCGGAAATACAACACTGCAAACACTAAGCAACGGAAGATACATTACAGCAAAATCTTTATCTTCAACAATAATTGAAGCTAAAAATGGAATAAATGGAAATTTTAACAAGATGAAAACGCCTGAATTAATAAAAGGTTCAGTTGAAAAAACTGATAATCAGATAAATGTAAAATTAAGTAGAAAAAATATTCTGGAATATGCAAAAGAAACAAAAGCCGATGAAATGCAGCAAAATACTGCGCAGAATATAGAATCAGCTTTTCAGAAATTAGATGAAGAAATTGAAAATGGAAAAGCAGGAAATTTATCCAGTTTTGAAAAGAAAGCCGCTACATTGCAGGCTCTTGACCTTACAAACAGGGCAGCAATTCTGGACAGTCTTTCTGGACAGATTTACGCATCAGCACAGGCTTTAACTTTCCAGCATTCACAGACTGTAAATAAGGACTTGTCAAATAGGCTGGTTATGCTTGGAACTCTTGACAATGTTGGAGATAATTTTGGACTGTGGGTTTCAAGCTTTGGAGCAAATGGTAAGCTGGAACAGAACGGATACGGTAAAGGAGACACAAAAGTCTTTGGTGGACAAGTTGGGATTGACAAGCAGTTTGGAGATAATCTGATTCTAGGGACAGCACTTTCCTATTCAAAAGCCGACGTTAAATTTAACAGATATGGTGGAAAATCAGATGCCAGCAACTTTGGAATTTCATTATACGGAAGATTAGGGAATAAGGATATCCCTTGGTATTTACAAGGACGTTTTGGAGTTGGATTTGTTGACAGTGATGTTGAAAGGGATATCATATTGAGCAGTAATGACTATTCAAGAGCAAAAATTAACCACAATGATAAAGTTTACTCAGGATATGTAGAAACAGGATACGACATTAAGAACAGCAATGGAGACTTTGTTGTGACACCGTTTGCAGGAATTACTCATGATACGGTTGCAAGGGGTTCATTCTCAGAAGACAAGAGCCAGTTTGGACTAAAAGCTGATAAAAAGAATTACAGCCAGACATCAGCATTGGCAGGAGTGAGAGTAGGTAAGGCAGTGCAATGGAATGGAGGAAGCAAAACTACCTTCCAAGGCTACGTGACACACCAGAGAGCCTTTAATGATGAGGACTTAAGTTTCAAAGCTGAATATTCAGGATTACCTGGAAGTTCGTTTAAAGTGAAGGGGATAGGACTTTCCAAGAGCAAGACTAAGGCAGGAGTTGGAGCATTGACGGAAGTAAATTCCAGCTTTGGATGGTATGTAAACTATGATGGTGAAATAAGCAGTGGAAAAGGCAAGGGAAACAATAATGTTGTTACTACTGGACTTAGATTTAATTTTTAA
- a CDS encoding DUF333 domain-containing protein, producing MKNLKVIVTGLVIAMSISGMSASLSSIFRKKKNKSTSTTAEAPTQASSYCVSQGGESILVKSKKGDFRVCKLRNGTTIDEWEYYRNNAPTVQDFERQVLNSENPAAKFCIAKGGKSLKVKDRNGAEKGICQFSNGTKVDEWDYYRANH from the coding sequence ATGAAAAATTTAAAGGTCATTGTAACTGGTTTGGTAATAGCTATGTCTATTAGTGGAATGTCAGCAAGTTTATCAAGCATATTTAGAAAGAAAAAAAATAAAAGTACCTCTACTACTGCTGAAGCACCAACTCAAGCTTCATCTTACTGTGTAAGTCAAGGTGGGGAATCTATCCTTGTAAAAAGTAAAAAGGGAGATTTCAGAGTTTGTAAATTAAGAAACGGAACAACAATAGATGAATGGGAATATTACAGAAATAATGCTCCAACCGTTCAAGATTTTGAAAGACAGGTATTAAATTCAGAAAATCCTGCAGCAAAGTTCTGTATAGCAAAAGGTGGTAAATCTCTAAAAGTTAAGGATAGAAATGGAGCTGAAAAAGGAATATGTCAATTCAGTAATGGTACTAAAGTTGACGAATGGGATTACTACAGAGCAAATCATTAG
- a CDS encoding AIPR family protein has translation MAITKYESYYKQIRESVEEIKNNNDYNNLSKAFIHWYLKNHLFLEEQEIGEAIIDGSGDNGIDAILLNEDEKELIVMQFKFPNNVNGINSQIEQGDILKTFHGFNLLINKSENQESNIQFKQFKERINDMDIFKFKIYFVSFNTGIDANANKELVDNFSQKFNKDYGSELQVEVHDKSIISNIYEKINRKNNLEITLAYKQMTSAYDIDAMNIKSYVGLVNGNSLINAIENSIETIFDENIRLYEGKTNVNNSIKATASDKKESEMFYFYNNGITIICDKVSNSPNKLSVNLKGVSIVNGCQTVTSLYDLYKNNILQENVDILTRIIEISDYNERMKITEYLNSQNPIKDSYFIANHTIIRDLQKSLENKGYYLERQIKEFEYKKVYGDKKLNSLVPVKLENIIQYYVGYWLDDHASIAKRGKSLLFDKNKIDEILMDINAERVIEANNMYAKISKIITSYRKTRRNETKSEFSEFLGISHPKFLDTINEYLFVNTGDIILLNAVKLLKNKYKEKNIDFDDNKLIRDSIFLIHKQICDNHPDGVRNVSALTKNTKLFKEIKQVIETL, from the coding sequence ATGGCAATTACAAAATATGAATCATACTATAAACAAATAAGAGAATCAGTAGAAGAAATAAAAAATAATAATGATTATAATAATCTATCAAAAGCATTTATACACTGGTACTTAAAAAATCATTTATTTTTAGAAGAACAAGAAATAGGGGAAGCAATAATTGATGGTTCTGGTGATAATGGAATAGATGCTATATTATTAAATGAAGATGAAAAAGAATTAATAGTCATGCAATTTAAATTTCCTAATAATGTTAATGGAATTAATTCACAAATTGAGCAAGGAGATATATTAAAAACTTTTCATGGATTTAATTTATTAATAAATAAATCAGAAAATCAAGAATCAAATATTCAATTTAAACAATTTAAAGAACGAATAAACGATATGGATATTTTTAAATTTAAAATATATTTTGTTAGTTTTAATACAGGAATAGATGCCAATGCTAATAAAGAATTGGTTGACAATTTCTCTCAAAAATTTAATAAAGATTACGGTAGTGAATTACAAGTAGAAGTTCATGATAAATCAATAATTTCAAATATTTATGAAAAAATAAATAGAAAAAATAATCTAGAAATTACACTTGCATACAAGCAAATGACTTCTGCATATGATATAGATGCAATGAATATTAAATCATATGTGGGATTAGTAAATGGGAACTCACTTATAAATGCTATTGAAAATAGTATAGAAACTATTTTTGATGAAAATATTCGTTTATATGAAGGAAAAACAAATGTTAATAATTCTATAAAAGCTACTGCTTCTGATAAAAAAGAAAGTGAAATGTTTTATTTTTATAATAATGGTATCACAATCATTTGTGATAAAGTTAGTAACAGCCCAAACAAATTGAGTGTTAATTTAAAAGGTGTATCAATAGTCAATGGATGCCAAACTGTAACTTCTTTATATGATTTATATAAAAATAATATACTTCAAGAAAATGTAGATATTTTAACTAGAATCATTGAGATATCTGATTACAATGAACGAATGAAAATTACAGAATATCTAAATTCTCAAAATCCAATAAAAGATAGTTATTTTATTGCAAATCATACAATAATTAGAGATTTACAAAAATCATTAGAAAATAAAGGATACTATCTTGAGAGACAAATTAAGGAATTTGAATATAAAAAAGTTTATGGAGATAAAAAATTAAATAGTTTAGTACCAGTAAAATTAGAAAATATTATACAATATTATGTTGGATATTGGCTTGATGACCATGCTTCTATAGCTAAAAGAGGAAAAAGTTTGCTTTTTGATAAAAATAAAATTGATGAAATATTAATGGATATAAATGCAGAGCGAGTAATTGAAGCCAATAACATGTATGCAAAAATTAGTAAAATAATAACTAGCTATAGAAAGACAAGAAGAAATGAAACGAAAAGTGAATTTTCAGAATTTTTAGGAATTTCTCATCCAAAATTTTTAGATACGATTAATGAATATTTATTTGTTAATACAGGAGATATAATTTTACTAAATGCAGTTAAATTACTTAAAAATAAATACAAGGAAAAAAATATAGATTTTGATGATAATAAATTAATTAGAGACTCTATTTTTTTGATTCATAAACAAATATGTGATAATCATCCTGATGGGGTTAGAAATGTTTCAGCATTAACTAAAAATACTAAACTATTTAAAGAAATAAAACAAGTAATAGAAACATTATGA